A stretch of the Equus caballus isolate H_3958 breed thoroughbred chromosome X, TB-T2T, whole genome shotgun sequence genome encodes the following:
- the PNPLA4 gene encoding patatin-like phospholipase domain-containing protein 4 isoform X6, which yields MKHINLSFAACGFLGIYHLGAASALCRHGKKLLKDVKAFAGASAGSLVASVLLTAPEKIEECNEFTYKFAEEVRRQSFGAVTPGYDFMARLRGGMESILPHNAHELAHNRLHVSITNTKTRENYLVSSFSSREDLIKVLLASSFVPIYAGLNPVEYRGQKWVDGGLTNSLPILPVGRTVTISPFSGRLDISPQDKGQLDLYVTIANQDIMLSVANLVRLNQALFPPSKRKMESLYQRGFDDTIQFLLKENWFE from the exons ATGAAGCACATCAACTTGTCGTTTGCAGCGTGTGGATTTCTGGGCATTTACCACTTGGGGGCAGCATCTGCACTATGCAGGCATGGCAAAAAGCTCCTGAAGGATGTCAAGGCCTTTGCCGGCGCCTCTGCGGGATCCTTGGTTGCTTCTGTCCTGCTAACAGCACCAGAAAAAATAGAG GAATGTAATGAATTCACCTACAAGTTTGCTGAAGAAGTCCGAAGACAGTCTTTCGGGGCAGTAACACCCGGCTATGATTTCATGGCCCGATTGAG aggTGGAATGGAGTCGATTCTCCCCCACAACGCTCACGAGCTGGCCCACAACCGACTGCACGTATCCATCACCAACACCAAGACCAGAGAAAATTACTTAGTCTCAAGTTTTTCCTCCAGGGAAGACCTCATTAAG GTTCTCTTAGCCAGCAGCTTCGTGCCTATTTACGCGGGACTGAATCCAGTGGAATACAGAGGGCAG aagtgggtggatggaggcCTCACCAATAGCCTTCCCATCCTGCCTGTAGGCCGGACAGTGACCATCTCACCCTTCAGTGGACGATTGGACATCTCCCCGCAGGACAAAGGGCAGCTGGATCTGTATGTTACTATCGCCAATCAGGATATAATG TTGTCTGTGGCAAATTTGGTGAGGCTTAACCAAGCCCTTTTCCCACCAAGCAAGAGGAAAATGGAATCATTGTATCAACGTGGCTTTGATGATACCATTCAGtttttacttaaagaaaattGGTTTGAATAG
- the PNPLA4 gene encoding patatin-like phospholipase domain-containing protein 4 isoform X7: MKVVQGQRTRSFAARMKHINLSFAACGFLGIYHLGAASALCRHGKKLLKDVKAFAGASAGSLVASVLLTAPEKIEECNEFTYKFAEEVRRQSFGAVTPGYDFMARLRGGMESILPHNAHELAHNRLHVSITNTKTRENYLVSSFSSREDLIKVLLASSFVPIYAGLNPVEYRGQKWVDGGLTNSLPILPVGRTVTISPFSGRLDISPQDKGQLDLYVTIANQDIMDKLPFSPPTTTEGTSRL; encoded by the exons ATGAAAGTCGTTCAGGGTCAGCGGACTCGCAG TTTTGCAGCTAGAATGAAGCACATCAACTTGTCGTTTGCAGCGTGTGGATTTCTGGGCATTTACCACTTGGGGGCAGCATCTGCACTATGCAGGCATGGCAAAAAGCTCCTGAAGGATGTCAAGGCCTTTGCCGGCGCCTCTGCGGGATCCTTGGTTGCTTCTGTCCTGCTAACAGCACCAGAAAAAATAGAG GAATGTAATGAATTCACCTACAAGTTTGCTGAAGAAGTCCGAAGACAGTCTTTCGGGGCAGTAACACCCGGCTATGATTTCATGGCCCGATTGAG aggTGGAATGGAGTCGATTCTCCCCCACAACGCTCACGAGCTGGCCCACAACCGACTGCACGTATCCATCACCAACACCAAGACCAGAGAAAATTACTTAGTCTCAAGTTTTTCCTCCAGGGAAGACCTCATTAAG GTTCTCTTAGCCAGCAGCTTCGTGCCTATTTACGCGGGACTGAATCCAGTGGAATACAGAGGGCAG aagtgggtggatggaggcCTCACCAATAGCCTTCCCATCCTGCCTGTAGGCCGGACAGTGACCATCTCACCCTTCAGTGGACGATTGGACATCTCCCCGCAGGACAAAGGGCAGCTGGATCTGTATGTTACTATCGCCAATCAGGATATAATG
- the PNPLA4 gene encoding patatin-like phospholipase domain-containing protein 4 isoform X8: MARLRGGMESILPHNAHELAHNRLHVSITNTKTRENYLVSSFSSREDLIKVLLASSFVPIYAGLNPVEYRGQKWVDGGLTNSLPILPVGRTVTISPFSGRLDISPQDKGQLDLYVTIANQDIMLSVANLVRLNQALFPPSKRKMESLYQRGFDDTIQFLLKENWFE, from the exons ATGGCCCGATTGAG aggTGGAATGGAGTCGATTCTCCCCCACAACGCTCACGAGCTGGCCCACAACCGACTGCACGTATCCATCACCAACACCAAGACCAGAGAAAATTACTTAGTCTCAAGTTTTTCCTCCAGGGAAGACCTCATTAAG GTTCTCTTAGCCAGCAGCTTCGTGCCTATTTACGCGGGACTGAATCCAGTGGAATACAGAGGGCAG aagtgggtggatggaggcCTCACCAATAGCCTTCCCATCCTGCCTGTAGGCCGGACAGTGACCATCTCACCCTTCAGTGGACGATTGGACATCTCCCCGCAGGACAAAGGGCAGCTGGATCTGTATGTTACTATCGCCAATCAGGATATAATG TTGTCTGTGGCAAATTTGGTGAGGCTTAACCAAGCCCTTTTCCCACCAAGCAAGAGGAAAATGGAATCATTGTATCAACGTGGCTTTGATGATACCATTCAGtttttacttaaagaaaattGGTTTGAATAG
- the PNPLA4 gene encoding patatin-like phospholipase domain-containing protein 4 isoform X5, which produces MKVVQGQRTRSFAARMKHINLSFAACGFLGIYHLGAASALCRHGKKLLKDVKAFAGASAGSLVASVLLTAPEKIEECNEFTYKFAEEVRRQSFGAVTPGYDFMARLRGGMESILPHNAHELAHNRLHVSITNTKTRENYLVSSFSSREDLIKVLLASSFVPIYAGLNPVEYRGQKWVDGGLTNSLPILPVGRTVTISPFSGRLDISPQDKGQLDLYVTIANQDIMLSVANLVRLNQALFPPSKRKMESLYQRGFDDTIQFLLKENWFE; this is translated from the exons ATGAAAGTCGTTCAGGGTCAGCGGACTCGCAG TTTTGCAGCTAGAATGAAGCACATCAACTTGTCGTTTGCAGCGTGTGGATTTCTGGGCATTTACCACTTGGGGGCAGCATCTGCACTATGCAGGCATGGCAAAAAGCTCCTGAAGGATGTCAAGGCCTTTGCCGGCGCCTCTGCGGGATCCTTGGTTGCTTCTGTCCTGCTAACAGCACCAGAAAAAATAGAG GAATGTAATGAATTCACCTACAAGTTTGCTGAAGAAGTCCGAAGACAGTCTTTCGGGGCAGTAACACCCGGCTATGATTTCATGGCCCGATTGAG aggTGGAATGGAGTCGATTCTCCCCCACAACGCTCACGAGCTGGCCCACAACCGACTGCACGTATCCATCACCAACACCAAGACCAGAGAAAATTACTTAGTCTCAAGTTTTTCCTCCAGGGAAGACCTCATTAAG GTTCTCTTAGCCAGCAGCTTCGTGCCTATTTACGCGGGACTGAATCCAGTGGAATACAGAGGGCAG aagtgggtggatggaggcCTCACCAATAGCCTTCCCATCCTGCCTGTAGGCCGGACAGTGACCATCTCACCCTTCAGTGGACGATTGGACATCTCCCCGCAGGACAAAGGGCAGCTGGATCTGTATGTTACTATCGCCAATCAGGATATAATG TTGTCTGTGGCAAATTTGGTGAGGCTTAACCAAGCCCTTTTCCCACCAAGCAAGAGGAAAATGGAATCATTGTATCAACGTGGCTTTGATGATACCATTCAGtttttacttaaagaaaattGGTTTGAATAG
- the PNPLA4 gene encoding patatin-like phospholipase domain-containing protein 4 isoform X4 → MLNLKVSESGSRRLGEALRASNFAARMKHINLSFAACGFLGIYHLGAASALCRHGKKLLKDVKAFAGASAGSLVASVLLTAPEKIEECNEFTYKFAEEVRRQSFGAVTPGYDFMARLRGGMESILPHNAHELAHNRLHVSITNTKTRENYLVSSFSSREDLIKVLLASSFVPIYAGLNPVEYRGQKWVDGGLTNSLPILPVGRTVTISPFSGRLDISPQDKGQLDLYVTIANQDIMLSVANLVRLNQALFPPSKRKMESLYQRGFDDTIQFLLKENWFE, encoded by the exons ATGCTTAATCTGAAGGTCTCGGAATCGGGGTCCCGGAGACTCGGGGAAGCCCTGAGGGCGTCCAA TTTTGCAGCTAGAATGAAGCACATCAACTTGTCGTTTGCAGCGTGTGGATTTCTGGGCATTTACCACTTGGGGGCAGCATCTGCACTATGCAGGCATGGCAAAAAGCTCCTGAAGGATGTCAAGGCCTTTGCCGGCGCCTCTGCGGGATCCTTGGTTGCTTCTGTCCTGCTAACAGCACCAGAAAAAATAGAG GAATGTAATGAATTCACCTACAAGTTTGCTGAAGAAGTCCGAAGACAGTCTTTCGGGGCAGTAACACCCGGCTATGATTTCATGGCCCGATTGAG aggTGGAATGGAGTCGATTCTCCCCCACAACGCTCACGAGCTGGCCCACAACCGACTGCACGTATCCATCACCAACACCAAGACCAGAGAAAATTACTTAGTCTCAAGTTTTTCCTCCAGGGAAGACCTCATTAAG GTTCTCTTAGCCAGCAGCTTCGTGCCTATTTACGCGGGACTGAATCCAGTGGAATACAGAGGGCAG aagtgggtggatggaggcCTCACCAATAGCCTTCCCATCCTGCCTGTAGGCCGGACAGTGACCATCTCACCCTTCAGTGGACGATTGGACATCTCCCCGCAGGACAAAGGGCAGCTGGATCTGTATGTTACTATCGCCAATCAGGATATAATG TTGTCTGTGGCAAATTTGGTGAGGCTTAACCAAGCCCTTTTCCCACCAAGCAAGAGGAAAATGGAATCATTGTATCAACGTGGCTTTGATGATACCATTCAGtttttacttaaagaaaattGGTTTGAATAG